The Rhinolophus sinicus isolate RSC01 linkage group LG17, ASM3656204v1, whole genome shotgun sequence DNA segment TGAAGGGCAGATTGTAACCCATGGTTGGAGGGCCAAGGTGAGGGAGGGCTAAGGTGATGAGCTAATGGACCAGAAATCTTTCTAGTTCAGTCAGAGTCTTTGCCACAGGggcatatttttgttaaaataatcctttttctaaattctttaaaaatgtgtcagtATAGACAAATTTCCATGCAAAACGCATCTGGGAAGAAACCCAGGCAGCACCGATTTGGAGACAGAAGACGCAGATGTAAGTACCAACTCTGGTTTTGACCAGTTCTGGGGCCTTGAAGTAGCCAATCTCTCTGATTCTTAGCTTCCTACTCTGTAAAATGCGTTACAAAAGCTACACTAAAGAGTGGTGGGGAGATGACAGCAACGCAGGGACTCTTCATGTGTGAAGCTTTAGACAAATATCAGTTCTACTATTTGTGTGAAGCTTTTCATAATGTCTCAGGAGATAAGGAAAGGAAGCCTTGATTGAGTCCTTTCCTCACCTCCTATGTCACAGCCAACCGCAAGGCCTGTCCACTTGACCTCAGAAAACATCTTAGAATGTTCGTACTTCTCCAAATCCATTCTGAGCACCTCGTCCAGGCTCCACCTCTCAGGCCTGGACGGCAATAGTGGCATCTCACTGTCTCCCTGCATAAGTGGCCTCTCTACAGAGCGGAAGTGTGCAGGGCTGGGGTGTGCTTCTAAATGCAAAGCAGATCACGTTATTCACCGCTTAAAACCTAAAGGTCTTCCGCCTCCTTTGAATAAAATctttctgctccccaccccagccctgcccaccacACACTCCACCCCCAACCCGCCAAGTTCATTCACCCCCTGGGGCCTCTCAGCCAGAAGTACCCTCTGCCAGGAACACTCTCCCCTCTGCTCTTCACCAGGCTGATGCCTCCTTGGTAGTCAGCTCTCATCTTAGGCCGGGGGCAGAACCAGTGCTCGGAAGGTGCTCTTCTGCTCCTCTCCTACCACCTGCCGTCCCGCTTACAAACCAGGCACATCTCTAGGCTGGCTTTGAGTCACTCTGAAAATCTCCAGACTTGGGGAAGTTTTAAAACATCTAACTCTTATTTCAGCATGGGTGACAGAAGACTGAGCATGTCCAGGGCAAATTAGCAACTCTGCCAACCAATTCTCCTCCCGATCGGtgtgcccctcctccccaggtgGCAGGGTTGATGCACTCTGGCTCTCATCCTGCCTCCCACCTGCTATAGGCTCCTCATCCTGACCTTCTGGGCCAGAGTACACTCTCCTTTCCCTTGCGCAGCTTCTTCCCTGGCTGACtgtaagctccctgaaggcagagaACTCTTCTCACAGAACTCGGCACCCCTGCAGCTCCCTGCAGGAGAGCTCATTAGCCAGCAGCAGTTGAGACCCAGGACAAAGCTGAGCACTGGGTCACCATTAATTTAAAACTGAGAGGGACACTGAGGGGTAGTTGCAGTGAATATGAGACAGTCCCATGGCAGCTGCAGCATCAGGAACTTGCTCGGGGCTGTTCCGCTGTAGGCCCAACAGGGTGCCCGCTCAAAGCACCCAAAATGCTTTAAAAGCCATCCAGATGTCCAGGCTCCTCTCCACACCCCCTGAGTCAGAATCCCTGGGGTAGTGgcccagaatctgcattttccaAAAGCACCTCCAGGGTGTCTAATATAGTTGGGAATCCCTTGCTCTCCGATAGTGTTTTCCAGAACTTGCTTGATGACATGAGCCCCTGGGTGTTTGTTAAATAGAGAGATTGCCAGGCCCCTCCCCCAACATTCTGATTCAGAGTCTGGGTTAGGCCCCAGAatctgattttactttttaaaaaccatcagCGCCTAATTCATGTGGCTGCTTCagactttcttccttctctcaaaCCCAGATTccacgcccccgccccccccagcaGCTGGCCTTGTGTCCACCAGCAGCGCTGGTACCCTCACTGTTCTCTAGCTCTTCTTCCCTGCGTCATGTCCCCCCAGCTCCACGGAACAGGGGCCTCCCTCCTACCTGAGCTCCGCACTTCCTTCCCCGCCCCCAGGGCCCTCTTCACTCAGCTCCTCTCAGACAACGGTATCTTCACAGACCCCCCTCCTTACAggcttcctccctttctcctctgcctaCAAATAGGCCCGGACCACCCCGACTCCTGTCAAACAAAACTCCCTTCAGCTCAGAAATATTTGCAACACTCGTGCCTCCACTTCCCATCTCTCTTTCACCCTCAGCCTCTTGAGTTTGGCTTCAACGCACCCAACCTCCCACCTACCTTCAACAGAAACTTCTTTCTTGAAGGTCATAACTCAGCACAAGGCCAATCTCAAGGGCCTTTCTTGGGGTATGGGGTTCTTCGGTTTGTGTAGCCCCAACATTATTTCTCAACCTCCTCTCCACCCAAAACTCAACCCAAGGAAGGCCTTTCTGACAATATATTGGGCTACCTGGAAAGGTAGTGAGTTCCCAGTCACTGGAGGTGTTTAAACAGACTGTGTACCCCTCCTCTGTAAAGAGATGTTATAGAGGTGATCGAAGCCCTAGTGGGAGATTGGGCTAGATGACCTTTCAGGAATCTGTAATCTGGACCCCTTTGTCATAGATGGTGACATAGACATACATCAGGGTGAAAGTCTTAACCCATCGCTCAGGGCCAGACTTCCTGCCTCCTGGGCAGACCGGTTCCTTGAAGGCAGCCTACATGCCAGTCTGGTActtgagaatcacctgggagaGTTTCCAAATCCAAGTTCCCAGGCTACAGCCCAGAGAGGGTGATTCTGAAGGCCAGGGGCCTAGGGGATCCCTGGCCTCCACTGGCCACAAGGCTCTGACCAACTGGGCACCGAGGTGAACACGGGGGGATCAAAGCCAGCAGCTGCTTCCCTGCTACTCTTGGCAGGTTGTCAGCTGGGATCTGCCCCACACATAGCAGCAGTCACCTCTTATAGCCCTTTCCTTTTATGGGTACAAGATCAGGGGCCCAAAGGGAGGAAAGGACTTTTCCAAGATCACAGGGTAGGCTCCACCTCCTGGATTTCCATTCCTTCCGCACCAGCATCTCGCCTCTCCACTCCTGTCCTCTCTCTATTCCTCCTGTCCCACCCTATTGGCAGAGTCCAGTCCTGAGCAAACGTCCTGGGGCAGTGGTAGGACCAGGAGTAAATGGTTCTCCTGGGTCCCCAAGAAGTGGAAGGCCACTTACCACATTGATGAAAACCATGGTGGCTGGGTTCACTTTGGAGGAGATGGGAATGGAGACAAGCTGACCCAGGGTGATGAAGCCCCAGAAGAGGCTGGGGAGGTAACCGGCCACCTTGTGTCCCAGGGACAGCGGCTTCTCCACTGCATAGCTGTACACAAAGGTGGAATATGCCCCCTGTGGAGAGACAGGCCCTGCTGAGCACACCTGCCGCACAGCCAGACCATAACCTTGGGAAAGGAAGCCTGGCTGGGCAAGTGTGGTGTGGGTGCGGGGAGGACTGGTCCAGCTCCTAGAGGCTCAACACAGGGTGGGTTTGGGACCAAGACCATACAGTACACACAGGCCCGAGCTGAGAACAGAACCTGGGGTGCCGCAGTTCCCAGACGGCACCTGTGGAGGCCTAGGGGTTCCAGGGAGGTGTATGTCCACAGGGAGCCCATGGGGTCTGGGCACACAAGCACTGCGGCCCCCTTCACCAGAGCAGGGCTCCAGTGCATGTCTTATTTATGAGGATTCCACAGAAAGTGTTTTGTTGGAGGAAATTTGCTgcagctaaaacaaacaaacaaaaaaaagtgtgcacaaacatctcattttatagatgggagggtaaagagaagtgacttgcccaaggtcacattgaGAGTTGGAAGCCAGCCAGTACTGTCACGAGTGCTTTCCACCACGTCACCTAAGTTTTCAGGTTCTTTTCTTTGAAGAGTCCCTCAGATGGCAATCAGTTACTTAGCCATTCAAAACTATCCTAATCCAATTCTTAGAGATTTCTGGCAAAAGGCATTAAAAAGTGTAACAGGTCCAAAGGGGGCTGAATAGCTGGGCCAAGATGCTGCCTGTAGCTTGTTTCCAACATGGCTTCAGAAGCCCAGGTGTGGAATGGATTCCAGGAAGCGGAGTTCCCTACAGTTTACCTAGCATGACCTCTGCTTGAGGGATTAGGGctctgctcttttaaaaaatgtgggtATCCTATACTCAGTAACAAATCTATACGCCCCATCTACAGAgttatcaaaaatacaaataattgacCAGGACAGAAGGCCATAGGACCAAGGGGCTGTGAATGAGTCTGGAGACAGTTGCCCCCAGGACTTCTTCTCAGTTTAAACTTCTGGAGTGCTGTACTACTttggagcacagcactccaaccattTAAACTAAATTTTACAGGTGAGGTCTCCAGGAAACCTTGCTACCCTTCTCTCTTGCCATTCCCAGACTTGAGTCTCGGTGGATGGTCCCCCAAGAAGGTACCCCCCGAGGGCAGGCTCACCTTCATCCCATCGGTCATGAACAGGACCAGGGCAGCTGTGATGTGGATGGCGAAGAAGGAATACGGGGCTCCTTTGAAGTTCTTCCGTTGGCAGCAACTGAACAGGTCCCCATGCGCTGGATGAGACAAGAACAAGGGTGAGTCTCAGCCTCGGCTCCCTTTCCTTTGCACGCCCAGGGGAAGTGGCTGACAGAACCCTGGAAGAATGGGGGGCCACTTACTGCCTCCTACCTCCTCTAGCTTCAACCGTCTGTTAGGAATAGCCCCTGTccagaggtcaagtaacttgcccaaggtcacacaggcagaGTTAGGAGCAGTTTGGAGCCAGAAGTCTGCCTTCCTCATTCTCTTGGCCAGGTTGCTCCATCCCCTGCCTCACCAGACCATTGGTGCCAAGGTTCTTTTCCAACCATTATCACCTGTGACCTATGGTCACCCTCTGGGGGAGGGGTTACCAGAGGAGCCTCGGTGTGGGGCTGTGAGCATGAAAGTTCATTAGAGCCCCCACCTGGGTGTGGCTGAATATTTGGGGACAGCGAGGAAGCGTCTTCCTTCTCAGGAGGCTGTGTCTCCAGGGCGAGCTCATCTGCAGACAGGAGCAGGGGCCTCCTCTGAGGGCAGCAGGTCAGCAGCCGCTCTTTGGACAGCAGATACAGCACAGCCATGGGCactgggagctgggggtgggcagaTGGTCAGGAGAGCCTTGTTCCTGTCAGGCCCCCGCTTCCCATGCCTGGCCTACTCCGACAAGCCCAGGTGGCTCATGTCTGCACAGTCCTGGGAGCAGAGAGCTCTTTTCCAAGGGTGCCCAGCTATTTCCAAGGTGTCGCCAGCTATTGCAGCCCTGACTCAGGGCAGGCTGGGTGTCACTGCTGTCCAGCCTTAGCCACATTCGTTTCCCTAAAAAGACAGGTACTTGTCACATGCAAAGCTTGGACTCACACTGGGCTTCCGCCGGCACAGGAGAGGTGCCAGAGATAAACTCATTTCCGCCTGGATCCTGCCGGAGCACGGCCTCTCACACTCTGTCATGCTGGTAGATCATGTGTTGCTTTACAAAGAAGTTTTGCTTTCGTTCATCACAGCTCAATAAAACATGCTGGGGggaattattatccccattttccagatgggggCAAATGAGGCTCAAAGTTTTCCCTTAGTCAGAACCTATTACAGAACCTAGTACTGTAAGAAGAGACCCGAGTGGTAAGCTAGAGACCCAGCGAGCATGAGTGCTGGTCACACCACTGactggggacagagcaggactGGAACCTGGGCATCCTGATTCTGCCCAGTGCCATCTCCACCTCAGAAGTTGTCTAGGTGATGTCACACCCAAGGAGGTTAGAGGTTAGAGGCTATCCTCAGGGTCTTCGTGTCTTGAGGGACATGGACTCCTTTCGATTAACAAATGAGTGCTACGTGCAACACGCCCAATGTTAAGTTCACTGCTATTTACATTAAGCCACTTAGGTTTTATGAACTCCCCTGGGCAGTGAGAAGTGTTTCCTGCTTCTGAGGTTGCCTGGAGAAGCCTCCACCACCTCCCTCTGGTACCCTGGCTGTCTAACCACGCTGCTGCTGGAAGCTCCTCATCCACTCTAGCCTCTGCCCTTGCTGCTGCAACCTCATCTAGTTCCTCCTGCTGAGGAAAAAGGCAGCTCAGGGAGCGGCAGAAGTTTCTCAGAGGCTGAGGGCTCCTCTGGGCTGCCAGGCGAAGCTGGCAGGTAGAGGTGGAAGTCAGCAACTGGCGGCCCCTGCCTGGGGCTGCTCTGCGGGAGCCTCTCCTAGCCTGGAGCCAGCTTGGTTCCCACGGGCATTTTCTCAAGTCACCTGAACACCACCCCTGTGCTGACACCTCCCTGGGGGCACCTCGGGAGCCTCCTTCCACACTCAAAAATAAGTCAAAGTCAGACTCTGCCTGGCCGAGTTAGAGCCTGAATGGGAGGAGACAAATCCAGCCTGAATGGGAGGAGACACAACCCCTGCCCTCAGGAGTCCCAGGTCTGAAGGGGAAGATGAGGCCCTCCCTCTAGTCTGATGGGGGAAACAGGAAACCCACACACAGAGTCCTGCAGTGGCAGAATGCCTGGGTGAAGGCCAAGGGGAAACAGCTGTAAAAGGGGTGCGATCACTCAGGTGGGGCTTTCCAGAGAGGTGGGTGGTGGGCAGGACTTTCCAGACGATTAGCTGGCAGTGCCACAGGAGTACACCCCATCTGTAGAAGCCCATTCAGGGAAGGCAGGCGCCACCTAAAAGTCAGAGTGCCAGGTGggctgtgcctgtgtgtgtgtgtgtgtgtgtgtgtgtgtgtgtgtgtgtgtgtgtgtgcgcgcgcgcatatGCCCACATGCTTGCACAGCCTCGTTTTCCTCTGTGGTGGACTGTTTATCTTCAGACACAAACCCACGGAGAAGTCCGGAAATCCTGCAGCAAACAAAGTGCCTCCAGTCTGTTCCTCATGGGGCAAGAGAAAACAGACCCTGGGCTTGTGCTGGACCTTCCGGCTTCCTGGTCCCAGAGTCCCCGCCTTGACATTGTACTGACAGTGAACCTCCCCTTCGCAGGACCCCTTGGAGAGCACAGGCCCAAAGCTGCATTGTTTCCAAAACAATGATGGGCACAGCAGAAAAGGgaaggagcagagggagagatgggggcATTTCTGAGAGCCCCCAGGGCGCTGGGGCTCCAGACTGGCCTGGCCTCTTGTAAGGCCCTATCAGGGCCTTAGCCAGTGATGGCGTGACAGCCTCAGCCCTGCTGCTCAGTGGCACTGGGGTGCCTCAAGAGCCCCTTTCAGTGCTACCCGCACAGCGTTGTTCTGAGGCCCAGCGGCAGCTGGGTAGCTGCTGTCATGCCTGAAcccagcctccctgcctctggAAGGGTGACAAGCATGTTCAGTGCAGGAGAAGCTCTGAGTCAGAGTGCTAAGCCACATGGCGATGCCATCCCACCACAGCCAGCAGGCCAACGGCCGCCTGAAATACCCGCTAGGCCCAGCCCATACTCGGCCCAAGccaggaggccagggctgctcctgacactgttccccaaggggggcagggcttggggtgggggagtctccccacctctccctctgGCCCCAGCCTGGGCTAACATGGGAGAACCcaccttggggtgggggagtctccccacccctccctctggcCCCAGCCTGGGCTAACATGGGAGAACCCACCTTGGGCTGCACAGCATCAGAGGAAGTTTCCAGCAGAGACCAGAGTCAGTGCTGACATGGTAGGGGGGGATGTGAGCTGGGGGTTCAGAGGGCACTCAGTGTCCAACCCAGTCACAGTGCTGCCATCTCCCTGCTCTGCTCCCACCAAGGTGGCCTTGGCAGGCAGGGTCCCTCAGAGGTCGTGTTATTTATCTCCCGGCCGCCACAGGAGCACCCCTCACAGCAGGGCACAACACAACCCCACCAGCTATGAAGTGTCCTGGAGAGGAGCTCGGTCTGGTCTGCGATGCTCTGGCCCAGGGCTGGCTTCATCTGACCTTGGAGGAGAAGGGCACGTTTCCCACAGAGCTTCAGATGACTTGAAATTTGACCTTGATTTCACTAAACTTGTTCACCGCTTTACCTCCCTTGGGAATCGCAATCACAGGGTGTCACAACTGAAGGACCTCAGAGATGATCTTCTGCAACCCCTTGGTGTTCAGATGAATCCTGAGGGGTGAGTTCTCCCACCCTCTCGCCTTCCTGAGGACACACCTCAGCCCCAGCCCATTTCTCAGAATCAGAAGAATCCGCACTGAGAGCTGGTATAGACGTACATGCGACTACCTTCTAGTCCCCACTCAGCCCTGCCCCAGTGGCACTTACGTTGATCAGGGCCATGATCCAGAAGGCGTAGGACATGTGCGTCTCTGCCCCATCCTGTGGGGACACCCCAGGCAGCGTCTGGTTGGACCAAGTCCGGGCTGTAGTGTGGGGCTGGCCCAAGACCCTGGACGCATGGAACAGGAGTCTGCCGGAGCTGGCGTTGGCTGTGCTATTGGCAGGCAAGCAGTTGGTCTCCGACAGGAAGGGGTCAGCAATCAGGGGACTCAGCAGAGCCCCAAAGcccacaaagaaatggagaacctgggagggaagagaggaaggatggGGGGGATGTCAAGCTTCATACCCCATTCCCCACCTGTGTCCCATCTGGGGAGCTCCTGCCTGGGCAGAGCGGGGAGCAAGGGAgtgagaggcaggagaggagaggagtgaGGTCATCTCAGCCACCTGCTTGTTCTGGGACAACTTGGTGACAGCGGCCAATCCCCTCCCTCATGCTCCCTCCTTTCCTGAATCTTAACCCCCAGAGGGGGGCTGTTCCCATGTTAGCATCAAAGGGAAGGAGGCTTAATAAAGGGAAGGGCTGGACTGGAGTCCTCGGTAACCGGTAACCGGgaggacaagaaaacaagacattcagagagagggaaagagacaggagCAAAACAGCAAGGCCTCCCGTCACTCTATTTCCTAGTTTACAAACCACTTTCTGGTTCGCACTTAGATTCCCATGACCACCTGCAGGCAGGGCtcattaccccattttacagatgagaagacccAAGCCCAGAGATAGCTGGTCAAACTAAACTGAGACCCCGGTGCTCTTTCTGTGTCACCACCCCGGCCTAGGAGCAAAGACACTGAGCCCTGGGGAGAGATGGACAGATGCACAGGgccctccccaccacccagccccacacctgcccaGTGGGTTCACCTGAAGGAAGACGGCCGAGTCCTTCTGGTAGATCCTCACCAGCTGCATGTTGGCCACAGTGTCAATACAGCCCATGGCCAGGCCCGCCAGCGCCATGACGGAGGCCAGCACCTTCACGTCACTGCAGAACGGAATGACGGCAAACACCAGGGAGATGGCCAGAGAAGAGGTGAAGAGGGCCCACAGTGATTGGGCCTGGCTGCGGTCACAGAGGGGTGAGGTCAGTGGGGGGCCCAGAGCCCCTCAAAGGGAGCCCTTGTCCTCCACATACTCGGTGGCCCTGGGGGACAGTCCCCCCACCTTCTGGTATCTGAGGAAGGAGCTCTGTCACTCAAGCTATGGGTTGTGGGCAAGATGTTTaatgagcctcagtctcctctgaGAACAATCCTTGCCTCACAGGTTGGTTGTGAGGACTCGAGAGACCATGTAACGGGGAACACATGGGCCTTAACAATGCATAACtgctattattttacttataagcAACTTTATATTGTTTACTTATAAACTATTAGAGGGGAATCTGCTTTGAGCATTTCACGGGAACTGTGCCACATGCATGAAACTGGAAGTGGGCTAGGGGATGGAACCTGAACCCCAAATCCCTGAACTGCTGCAGGGCGTCCTCCCCCTTGCAGGTCCAGACCTGAGCTGCATGAACCAAAGCCACAGCTGAGACATCTGGGTAATTCTGTGACCCTTCTGTGGGCAGAGGTGTTGGGTTCTGTGCCTGGCAAGAGTCCGGAAAGAAGGCCCTGGCCATCTCCACTGAGAGGTATCCCTTCAAAGAGCCCACAGCAGGCCGGCTGAGGGCCTGTCCCCCATGAGcgaatgaatggatgagtgaacaGATGAATGGAGTGTTTAGGGCTCTGTCAAGGTCTTTTCGGTGACTCTGTCCAATAACCAGACTCCCAGAGAAAGGTAGGAAGCCTTGTATTTTCTGGGACAAGGCTGAAAGGCTGGTGTGGGGGGAAGGAGATTGGGCAGTGTCAAGGTTCTCAAAggaagaggctgtggaggaacTTTATCAGATTATGAAAATTTGGGGAGCCCTCaatcagcctctgtggctgctggACCTGGAGCGGGGATGGAGTACGCGGTGAGAAGACATGTCTGAGTTTCCAGCACATTGAGGAAAAGAGAGATGCCTCCAAAAGACCCTCCAGGCTGTCTTTTCCTGGGGGCTCTTGCCTCTCACCCCTTGGCTCTCAGCTTCTCATCTTGCCAATCTTTGATTAAATCCTTTATCAGAAGGGCTCTGCTGATAGCAGCAGTtcgttattttctattttcttgttttcacGTTGGTCCGCTGGGCAGATGACTGATCGTGACCCCTGCCTGCTCCCAGCTCAGAGCTGcgtgaggggagagggagagttcACTTCGCCTCCCCCTCGCCCCCACTTCCTCCGCCCCCACAGACTGTGAGGAAAACAGGGAGGTTGTGTT contains these protein-coding regions:
- the MFSD4A gene encoding major facilitator superfamily domain-containing protein 4A isoform X4 — protein: MTSQAQSLWALFTSSLAISLVFAVIPFCSDVKVLASVMALAGLAMGCIDTVANMQLVRIYQKDSAVFLQVLHFFVGFGALLSPLIADPFLSETNCLPANSTANASSGRLLFHASRVLGQPHTTARTWSNQTLPGVSPQDGAETHMSYAFWIMALINLPVPMAVLYLLSKERLLTCCPQRRPLLLSADELALETQPPEKEDASSLSPNIQPHPAHGDLFSCCQRKNFKGAPYSFFAIHITAALVLFMTDGMKGAYSTFVYSYAVEKPLSLGHKVAGYLPSLFWGFITLGQLVSIPISSKVNPATMVFINVVGVVVTYLVLLAFPYNVIFLFVGTASMGLFLSSAFPSLLAYTEDILQYKGCATTVLVTGAGVGEMSLQMLVGWLFQAQGSYSFLVCGVIFGCLAFTFYILLLFFHRMHPGRSSVLIQDKPLGMESSECYQR
- the MFSD4A gene encoding major facilitator superfamily domain-containing protein 4A isoform X1 gives rise to the protein MGCDGRLSGLLRRNLQPTLTYWSVFFSFGLCIAFLGPTLLDLRCQTHSSLSQISWVFFSQQLCLLLGSVLGGVFKRTQAQSLWALFTSSLAISLVFAVIPFCSDVKVLASVMALAGLAMGCIDTVANMQLVRIYQKDSAVFLQVLHFFVGFGALLSPLIADPFLSETNCLPANSTANASSGRLLFHASRVLGQPHTTARTWSNQTLPGVSPQDGAETHMSYAFWIMALINLPVPMAVLYLLSKERLLTCCPQRRPLLLSADELALETQPPEKEDASSLSPNIQPHPAHGDLFSCCQRKNFKGAPYSFFAIHITAALVLFMTDGMKGAYSTFVYSYAVEKPLSLGHKVAGYLPSLFWGFITLGQLVSIPISSKVNPATMVFINVVGVVVTYLVLLAFPYNVIFLFVGTASMGLFLSSAFPSLLAYTEDILQYKGCATTVLVTGAGVGEMSLQMLVGWLFQAQGSYSFLVCGVIFGCLAFTFYILLLFFHRMHPGRSSVLIQDKPLGMESSECYQR
- the MFSD4A gene encoding major facilitator superfamily domain-containing protein 4A isoform X3; translated protein: MGCDGRLSGLLRRNLQPTLTYWSVFFSFGLCIAFLGPTLLDLRCQTHSSLSQISWVFFSQQLCLLLGSVLGGVFKRTQAQSLWALFTSSLAISLVFAVIPFCSDVKVLASVMALAGLAMGCIDTVANMQLVRIYQKDSAVFLQVLHFFVGFGALLSPLIADPFLSETNCLPANSTANASSGRLLFHASRVLGQPHTTARTWSNQTLPGVSPQDGAETHMSYAFWIMALINLPVPMAVLYLLSKERLLTCCPQRRPLLLSADELALETQPPEKEDASSLSPNIQPHPAHGDLFSCCQRKNFKGAPYSFFAIHITAALVLFMTDGMKGAYSTFVYSYAVEKPLSLGHKVAGYLPSLFWGFITLGQLVSIPISSKVNPATMVFINVVGVVVTYLVLLAFPYNVIFLFVGTASMGLFLSSAFPSLLAYTEDILQYKVMSTDPQLAFCVTGMEIPSSKKSKVAWEKLQPRKGVLYLVSHSTSALYCSCGWMLFSTQG
- the MFSD4A gene encoding major facilitator superfamily domain-containing protein 4A isoform X2 gives rise to the protein MGCDGRLSGLLRRNLQPTLTYWSVFFSFGLCIAFLGPTLLDLRCQTHSSLSQISWVFFSQQLCLLLGSVLGGVFKRTQAQSLWALFTSSLAISLVFAVIPFCSDVKVLASVMALAGLAMGCIDTVANMQLVRIYQKDSAVFLQVLHFFVGFGALLSPLIADPFLSETNCLPANSTANASSGRLLFHASRVLGQPHTTARTWSNQTLPGVSPQDGAETHMSYAFWIMALINLPVPMAVLYLLSKERLLTCCPQRRPLLLSADELALETQPPEKEDASSLSPNIQPHPAHGDLFSCCQRKNFKGAPYSFFAIHITAALVLFMTDGMKGAYSTFVYSYAVEKPLSLGHKVAGYLPSLFWGFITLGQLVSIPISSKVNPATMVFINVVGVVVTYLVLLAFPYNVIFLFVGTASMGLFLSSAFPSLLAYTEDILQYKGCATTVLVTGAGVGEMSLQMLVGWDAPWTLVSSYPGQTTWNGKLGVLPEVKLGEGDRRRHPAS